One region of Termitidicoccus mucosus genomic DNA includes:
- a CDS encoding IS630 transposase-related protein: protein MKAYGIDLRERIVGFVRGGGGKAEAAALFKVGRKTVYRYLEAEEKGALEAKKSWGTWRKLDPQKLADYVGGNADATLAEISSALKVGRHAIWKRLRQLGITLKKSHRVSGTRRGATGGLRQGTRKVRRNKSVLPDECGLSTVCIANRPVRRAGKRSLPK from the coding sequence ATGAAAGCTTATGGGATAGACCTGCGGGAACGGATAGTGGGATTTGTAAGGGGGGGAGGAGGCAAGGCCGAGGCGGCTGCGCTTTTCAAGGTGGGTCGCAAGACGGTTTACCGCTACCTTGAGGCGGAAGAAAAGGGCGCATTGGAGGCGAAAAAAAGCTGGGGGACTTGGCGCAAACTCGACCCGCAAAAGCTCGCCGATTACGTGGGCGGGAATGCGGACGCAACGCTCGCTGAAATCAGTTCCGCGCTCAAGGTGGGGCGTCACGCCATCTGGAAGCGGCTGCGCCAACTGGGCATCACATTAAAAAAAAGCCATCGAGTATCGGGAACGCGACGAGGCGCAACGGGAGGCCTTCGGCAAGGAACTCGAAAAGTTAGACGCAACAAAAGTGTATTACCGGACGAGTGCGGATTGAGCACGGTTTGTATCGCGAACAGGCCCGTGCGCCGCGCGGGCAAAAGATCCCTGCCCAAGTGA
- a CDS encoding transposase, whose amino-acid sequence MSGKLRKRTNVIGTCQSGKLVASMVFEGACNAAVVEAYFEKVLLPVLPEGSVVVLDNARFHHGSAAAELSAAKGIRLKYLPPYSPDLNPIEHFWAKFKRLLRPQLPSSNNPFLTIINLCQCC is encoded by the coding sequence GTGAGCGGAAAGTTACGCAAACGCACCAATGTAATCGGAACCTGTCAGTCAGGGAAACTGGTGGCCTCGATGGTGTTTGAAGGAGCCTGCAACGCGGCAGTGGTGGAGGCGTATTTTGAGAAAGTGCTGCTGCCGGTGTTGCCCGAAGGGAGCGTGGTGGTGCTCGACAACGCGCGATTCCACCACGGCTCCGCTGCGGCGGAACTGTCCGCCGCGAAGGGGATAAGACTCAAATACCTCCCACCCTATTCGCCCGACCTTAATCCGATCGAACACTTCTGGGCTAAATTCAAAAGGCTCCTGCGTCCGCAGCTTCCCTCTTCCAACAACCCCTTCCTCACCATCATCAATTTGTGTCAATGTTGTTAG
- a CDS encoding DUF7168 domain-containing protein — MNTEIQEKLKKLLRLKERGGTQAETEQALAAAQRLALRHNIDLNTIDTAEEINPAGEPFVEEAHEPVGSTGKPCQTRLPACHKFLSLILQKYFAVEVIDTTRRDDDGRVCRKTMSLIGRKTNVQIAIYAYGFLYREFMDRWHRHRVATQAPMSSRNSFFYGVFLGLSSRLQENRDSFIRQETLQESSGAKPEMSTALILQSETDKVRQAVRNAHPRIKYTAMQPGNTEDKNRLVEGIAEGKKIKIHRALSKP; from the coding sequence ATGAATACTGAAATCCAGGAAAAACTCAAAAAACTACTGAGGCTCAAAGAGCGGGGCGGCACCCAGGCCGAAACCGAGCAGGCGCTCGCCGCCGCCCAACGCCTCGCCCTCCGGCACAACATCGACCTGAACACCATCGACACCGCCGAGGAAATCAATCCCGCCGGCGAACCGTTCGTGGAGGAGGCCCATGAACCCGTCGGCTCCACGGGGAAACCCTGCCAGACGAGGCTCCCCGCCTGCCATAAATTCCTCAGCCTGATTCTCCAAAAATACTTCGCCGTCGAGGTCATCGACACCACCCGCCGCGATGATGACGGGCGCGTGTGCCGGAAAACCATGAGCCTCATCGGGCGCAAAACCAACGTTCAGATCGCCATCTATGCCTATGGATTCCTCTACCGCGAATTCATGGACCGATGGCATCGGCATCGCGTCGCAACCCAAGCTCCCATGTCTTCCCGCAACAGTTTCTTTTACGGGGTATTCCTCGGACTCAGCTCCCGCCTGCAAGAAAACCGGGATTCCTTCATCCGGCAGGAAACCCTTCAGGAATCCAGCGGCGCCAAACCGGAAATGAGCACCGCCCTCATCCTGCAAAGCGAAACCGACAAAGTCCGGCAAGCGGTCCGCAACGCCCACCCCCGAATCAAATATACCGCCATGCAACCCGGTAACACCGAGGACAAGAATCGTCTCGTCGAAGGCATCGCTGAAGGCAAAAAAATCAAAATACATCGCGCGCTTTCCAAACCATGA
- the ligA gene encoding NAD-dependent DNA ligase LigA: MNSNIEEIAAQIRNADLAYYNSDSAMLEDAAYDALKDRLRQLAPGHDVLKVVGAVPSEMLAKAKHAIPMGSLDKAMNQDEFAAWIRNMGFQNQMLTVSMKMDGGSVALEYLNGRLIRAVTRGDGLIGEDITANARQFQNCPGEDVKIAGSPFTGFIRAEIMLLNEDWKKADPDFVSNPRNLGNGIARRKNGEQAELLSICAFRAHFEDGDVIAGTEADMLVLLEAAGFTVSPWRRGNVGDAWRFYEETRAGRATLPFWIDGMVVKLDDVPAQISLGERDQRPKGQIAIKFPAEGARTVLRAVELTVGHTGAIIPTGKFDPVQLGGTSVSNALLCNWEVIRALDIAIGDTVVIYKAGDIIPKVMQVVTRPENRIPVSEPSACPVCGGPVGRKKNVQGGESVMLYCLNDNCPAKLTGKIGRYLRSLNILGIGDEVLDALCKPGEGILPDMDAGSRSVKLKSPADLYTLKDDPEFLECLPLGDKKIRLGANRARKIIGEIEAKRELTLPEFLGSLGIDGLGKRRVALIQEAVPGRMDTLDDWLSGKLGGAEFAGAAGVPNIGPVLNEALVANKSLIQEFLANGVVIKATAKKSEIPGAKSFCFTGASSVPRLQLKAMAEAKGHSVKDSVGKGLDYLVMADPHSTSSKAVKARNLGTKCINEAEFYTILG, from the coding sequence ATGAATTCCAATATAGAAGAAATCGCGGCCCAAATCCGCAACGCGGACCTCGCCTATTACAATTCCGACAGCGCCATGCTCGAGGACGCCGCCTACGACGCACTCAAGGACAGGCTGCGCCAGCTCGCGCCCGGCCATGACGTGCTCAAGGTCGTCGGCGCCGTCCCTTCTGAAATGCTGGCCAAGGCCAAACATGCCATCCCGATGGGCTCGCTGGACAAGGCGATGAACCAGGACGAGTTCGCCGCATGGATCAGAAACATGGGTTTCCAAAACCAGATGCTCACCGTTTCCATGAAAATGGATGGAGGCAGCGTCGCCCTTGAATATCTGAACGGCCGGCTCATCCGCGCCGTCACCCGCGGCGACGGCCTGATCGGTGAAGACATCACAGCCAATGCCCGGCAATTCCAAAACTGTCCGGGCGAGGACGTGAAAATCGCCGGCAGCCCTTTCACCGGTTTCATCCGCGCCGAAATCATGCTACTCAACGAGGATTGGAAAAAAGCCGACCCGGACTTTGTGTCCAACCCAAGAAACCTCGGCAACGGCATCGCCCGCCGCAAAAACGGCGAACAGGCGGAATTATTGAGCATCTGCGCCTTTCGCGCCCACTTCGAGGATGGCGACGTCATCGCCGGCACCGAGGCGGACATGCTTGTTCTGCTTGAGGCAGCCGGCTTCACCGTGTCGCCCTGGCGCCGGGGTAATGTCGGCGACGCTTGGAGATTTTATGAAGAAACCCGCGCGGGCCGGGCCACCCTCCCGTTCTGGATCGACGGCATGGTCGTGAAGCTCGACGATGTCCCGGCGCAAATCTCGCTCGGCGAACGGGACCAGCGACCCAAGGGCCAGATCGCGATCAAATTCCCGGCTGAAGGAGCCCGCACGGTGCTGCGCGCCGTCGAGCTGACCGTCGGGCACACCGGCGCGATCATCCCCACGGGAAAATTCGATCCGGTGCAGCTCGGCGGCACCTCGGTCTCAAACGCGCTCCTTTGCAACTGGGAGGTCATCCGCGCCCTCGATATCGCCATCGGCGACACCGTCGTCATCTATAAAGCGGGCGACATCATCCCGAAAGTCATGCAGGTCGTCACCCGTCCGGAAAATCGCATCCCGGTTTCCGAACCGTCCGCATGCCCCGTCTGCGGCGGGCCGGTCGGACGCAAAAAAAACGTGCAGGGCGGGGAATCCGTGATGCTGTACTGCCTCAACGACAACTGCCCCGCAAAGCTCACCGGCAAGATCGGCCGCTACCTCCGATCTCTCAATATCCTGGGCATCGGCGACGAGGTTCTTGACGCCTTGTGCAAACCCGGTGAAGGCATCCTCCCCGACATGGATGCAGGCTCACGATCCGTGAAACTCAAAAGCCCGGCGGATCTCTATACACTCAAGGATGATCCCGAATTTTTGGAATGCCTTCCCCTCGGGGATAAAAAAATCAGGCTCGGGGCGAACCGCGCCCGGAAAATCATCGGGGAAATCGAGGCGAAACGCGAGCTCACGCTTCCGGAATTTCTCGGCTCGCTCGGCATCGACGGCCTGGGCAAACGCCGTGTCGCCCTGATTCAGGAGGCCGTCCCCGGCCGCATGGACACGCTTGATGACTGGCTCTCCGGCAAACTCGGAGGAGCTGAATTCGCCGGGGCCGCCGGTGTGCCCAATATCGGCCCCGTCCTCAACGAGGCCCTCGTCGCAAACAAAAGCCTGATTCAGGAATTCCTCGCCAACGGCGTCGTCATCAAGGCAACCGCAAAGAAATCCGAAATTCCCGGCGCGAAATCATTCTGCTTCACCGGAGCCTCCTCGGTGCCCCGCTTGCAGCTCAAGGCAATGGCGGAAGCCAAAGGGCACTCCGTGAAGGACTCCGTGGGCAAGGGCCTCGACTATCTCGTCATGGCCGACCCGCACTCGACCTCTTCAAAGGCCGTCAAGGCCCGCAACCTCGGCACAAAGTGCATCAACGAGGCGGAGTTTTATACAATCCTCGGCTGA